One part of the Pristis pectinata isolate sPriPec2 chromosome 17, sPriPec2.1.pri, whole genome shotgun sequence genome encodes these proteins:
- the eif2b1 gene encoding translation initiation factor eIF-2B subunit alpha isoform X1, with translation MDEEELVDYFKTQMRENEDVASAVAAIRTLLEFLKRDKGETIQGLRENLKGAIKILCSVDSSVAVSSGGELFLRFISLTSLEHPDYSICKKTMIDRGELYLERISVSRNKIANLCSAFINDGAKILTHSSSRVVLRVLENAAKAKKRFSVYVTASQPDSSGLKSAERLKKLNIPVTVILDASVGYIMEQVDLLLVGAEGVVESGGIINKIGTYQMAVCAKAHNKPFYVVAESFKFVRLYPLNQQDVPDRFKYRAEILKSAKNLAEEHPTVDYTPPSFITLLFTDLGVLTPSAVSDELIKLYL, from the exons ATGGATGAGGAGG AGCTTGTGGACTATTTCAAAACCCAAATGAGGGAGAATGAAGATGTGGCTTCTGCAGTTGCAGCCATTCGTACCTTGCTGGAGTTTTTGAAGAGAGATAAAG GTGAGACCATTCAGGGGTTAAGGGAGAATCTGAAGGGAGCCATTAAAATCCTATGCAGTGTAGACTCGTCAGTGGCAGTGTCTTCAGGTGGTGAACTCTTCCTCCGTTTTATCAGTCTTACCTCCCTGGAACACCCG GATTATTCAATATGCAAAAAGACGATGATAGACAGAGGGGAGCTTTACTTGGAAAGAATTTCCGTTTCAAGGAACAAGATCGCAAACCTGTGTTCCGCGTTTATAAACGACGGTGCA AAAATTTTGACCCACTCTTCTTCACGGGTGGTCCTGCGTGTACTGGAGAACGCTGCCAAGGCCAAAAAACGCTTCAGTGTTTACGTTACAGCATCACAACCTGATTCCTCAGG ACTTAAAAGTGCAGAAAGACTAAAAAAGCTGAATATTCCAGTGACGGTGATCTTAGATGCTTCAGTCGG GTACATTATGGAGCAAGTGGACCTGCTGCTGGTCGGGGCTGAAGGGGTCGTGGAAAGTGGAGGAATCATTAACAAG aTTGGAACGTACCAAATGGCAGTGTGCGCAAAAGCACACAACAAACCCTTCTACGTGGTGGCAGAGAGTTTCAAATTTGTCCGGCTTTATCCCCTCAATCAGCAAGATGTTCCTGACCGTTTCAAG TACAGAGCAGAGATACTAAAATCGGCAAAGAACCTTGCAGAGGAGCATCCGACAGTGGACTACACCCCACCATCGTTCATTACCCTTTTGTTCACTGATCTGGGTGTCCTCACCCCATCTGCTGTTAGTGACGAATTAATTAAACTATATTTGTAA
- the eif2b1 gene encoding translation initiation factor eIF-2B subunit alpha isoform X2, translating to MRENEDVASAVAAIRTLLEFLKRDKGETIQGLRENLKGAIKILCSVDSSVAVSSGGELFLRFISLTSLEHPDYSICKKTMIDRGELYLERISVSRNKIANLCSAFINDGAKILTHSSSRVVLRVLENAAKAKKRFSVYVTASQPDSSGLKSAERLKKLNIPVTVILDASVGYIMEQVDLLLVGAEGVVESGGIINKIGTYQMAVCAKAHNKPFYVVAESFKFVRLYPLNQQDVPDRFKYRAEILKSAKNLAEEHPTVDYTPPSFITLLFTDLGVLTPSAVSDELIKLYL from the exons ATGAGGGAGAATGAAGATGTGGCTTCTGCAGTTGCAGCCATTCGTACCTTGCTGGAGTTTTTGAAGAGAGATAAAG GTGAGACCATTCAGGGGTTAAGGGAGAATCTGAAGGGAGCCATTAAAATCCTATGCAGTGTAGACTCGTCAGTGGCAGTGTCTTCAGGTGGTGAACTCTTCCTCCGTTTTATCAGTCTTACCTCCCTGGAACACCCG GATTATTCAATATGCAAAAAGACGATGATAGACAGAGGGGAGCTTTACTTGGAAAGAATTTCCGTTTCAAGGAACAAGATCGCAAACCTGTGTTCCGCGTTTATAAACGACGGTGCA AAAATTTTGACCCACTCTTCTTCACGGGTGGTCCTGCGTGTACTGGAGAACGCTGCCAAGGCCAAAAAACGCTTCAGTGTTTACGTTACAGCATCACAACCTGATTCCTCAGG ACTTAAAAGTGCAGAAAGACTAAAAAAGCTGAATATTCCAGTGACGGTGATCTTAGATGCTTCAGTCGG GTACATTATGGAGCAAGTGGACCTGCTGCTGGTCGGGGCTGAAGGGGTCGTGGAAAGTGGAGGAATCATTAACAAG aTTGGAACGTACCAAATGGCAGTGTGCGCAAAAGCACACAACAAACCCTTCTACGTGGTGGCAGAGAGTTTCAAATTTGTCCGGCTTTATCCCCTCAATCAGCAAGATGTTCCTGACCGTTTCAAG TACAGAGCAGAGATACTAAAATCGGCAAAGAACCTTGCAGAGGAGCATCCGACAGTGGACTACACCCCACCATCGTTCATTACCCTTTTGTTCACTGATCTGGGTGTCCTCACCCCATCTGCTGTTAGTGACGAATTAATTAAACTATATTTGTAA
- the gtf2h3 gene encoding general transcription factor IIH subunit 3 isoform X1: MAADEDISLLVIVVDVNPVWWGQQILKESQFTLSKCMDAVMVMGNSHLFMSRSNRLVIIASHSQESRFLYPGKRWKSGSFSESSDTASAESTSSGSKDGKFELLALGNDIVTEEIKDLMAKTEVRAHLTETLLAGSLAKALCYIHKVNKELNASHELKSRILVIKAAEDSAAQYMNFMNVIFAAQKQNILIDACVLDSDSGLLQQAADITGGLYLKIPQLLALTQYLLWVFLPDPEQRSQLVLPPPVHVDYRAACFCHRNLIEIGYVCSVCLSIFCNFSPICTTCETAFRLALPPVLKAKKKKPRQLTLNYLAS, encoded by the exons ATGGCGGCGG ATGAGGATATCAGCCTCCTCGTTATTGTGGTGGATGTCAATCCTGTTTGGTGGGGCCAGCAAATCCTGAAAGAATCCCAG TTCACCCTCTCCAAGTGTATGGACGCAGTGATGGTGATGGGAAACTCACACTTATTCATGAGCCGCAGTAACAGACTGGTGATTATCGCGAGTCACAGCCAGGAGAG CCGCTTCCTGTACCCAGGTAAACGATGGAAATCGGGAAGCTTTTCTGAAAGTAGTGACACCGCTTCTGCAGAATCTACTTCATCTGGCAGTAAGGACGGTAAATTTGAGCTCCTGGCGTTAGGAAATGACATTGTCACCGAGGAGATCAAAGACCTAATGGCAAAAA CTGAAGTGAGAGCACATCTGACAGAAACCTTGCTGGCAGGATCTTTGGCAAAAGCACTTTGTT ATATTCACAAAGTGAATAAGGAGTTGAATG CCAGCCACGAGCTGAAGTCCCGAATACTG GTTATTAAAGCTGCTGAGGACTCTGCTGCTCAATATATGAATTTTATGAATGTTATttttgcagcacagaagcag AATATTCTGATTGACGCGTGTGTTCTGGACTCTGACTCTGGACTCCTGCAACAG GCTGCAGATATAACCGGAGGATTATATTTAAAAATACCACAGCTGCTGGCACTCACACAGTATTTGCTG TGGGTGTTCCTACCAGACCCAGAGCAGAGATCCCAGCTTGTCCTCCCGCCTCCTGTCCATGTGGATTACAGAGCTGCCTGCTTCTGCCACCGTAACCTGATTGAAATTGGCTACGTGTGTTCTGTCTGCTTATCCA TATTTTGCAACTTCAGCCCTATTTGCACGACCTGTGA GACTGCTTTCAGACTTGCTCTGCCACCTGTACTGAAAGCGAAGAAGAAGAAACCAAGACAACTGACACTGAACTACTTGGCGAGCTGA
- the gtf2h3 gene encoding general transcription factor IIH subunit 3 isoform X2, translating into MAADEDISLLVIVVDVNPVWWGQQILKESQFTLSKCMDAVMVMGNSHLFMSRSNRLVIIASHSQESRFLYPGKRWKSGSFSESSDTASAESTSSGSKDGKFELLALGNDIVTEEIKDLMAKTEVRAHLTETLLAGSLAKALCYIHKVNKELNASHELKSRILVIKAAEDSAAQYMNFMNVIFAAQKQNILIDACVLDSDSGLLQQAADITGGLYLKIPQLLALTQYLLWVFLPDPEQRSQLVLPPPVHVDYRAACFCHRNLIEIGYVCSVCLSIFCNFSPICTT; encoded by the exons ATGGCGGCGG ATGAGGATATCAGCCTCCTCGTTATTGTGGTGGATGTCAATCCTGTTTGGTGGGGCCAGCAAATCCTGAAAGAATCCCAG TTCACCCTCTCCAAGTGTATGGACGCAGTGATGGTGATGGGAAACTCACACTTATTCATGAGCCGCAGTAACAGACTGGTGATTATCGCGAGTCACAGCCAGGAGAG CCGCTTCCTGTACCCAGGTAAACGATGGAAATCGGGAAGCTTTTCTGAAAGTAGTGACACCGCTTCTGCAGAATCTACTTCATCTGGCAGTAAGGACGGTAAATTTGAGCTCCTGGCGTTAGGAAATGACATTGTCACCGAGGAGATCAAAGACCTAATGGCAAAAA CTGAAGTGAGAGCACATCTGACAGAAACCTTGCTGGCAGGATCTTTGGCAAAAGCACTTTGTT ATATTCACAAAGTGAATAAGGAGTTGAATG CCAGCCACGAGCTGAAGTCCCGAATACTG GTTATTAAAGCTGCTGAGGACTCTGCTGCTCAATATATGAATTTTATGAATGTTATttttgcagcacagaagcag AATATTCTGATTGACGCGTGTGTTCTGGACTCTGACTCTGGACTCCTGCAACAG GCTGCAGATATAACCGGAGGATTATATTTAAAAATACCACAGCTGCTGGCACTCACACAGTATTTGCTG TGGGTGTTCCTACCAGACCCAGAGCAGAGATCCCAGCTTGTCCTCCCGCCTCCTGTCCATGTGGATTACAGAGCTGCCTGCTTCTGCCACCGTAACCTGATTGAAATTGGCTACGTGTGTTCTGTCTGCTTATCCA TATTTTGCAACTTCAGCCCTATTTGCACGACCT GA